One genomic region from Cucumis melo cultivar AY chromosome 9, USDA_Cmelo_AY_1.0, whole genome shotgun sequence encodes:
- the LOC103503643 gene encoding uncharacterized protein LOC103503643 isoform X1, whose protein sequence is MGSMKTELKKAWQFIRSTEFWRMAVLWNLSILYSYLLLFSQRFLSFSINHRSEIYYSYERDSPCTSEAVMPLCIITGATSGLGAAAALALSKRGFYVVLAGRSRHLLMKTMSEIKRQNEKALLKAFQVDLLSIQSILDFKNSLQLWLQDSKMHPSVQLLVNNAGILATSSRLTSEGYDQMMATNYVGPFFLTQMLLPLLKNSPFPSRIVNVSSFTHRCVFDVQVDEDTVCGKCFWGLDQYPCSSIYQYSKLCLLLFSYELHRKLSLENESHKLTVNVADPGVVKTNIMREVPTYLSRVAFTILMLLRLLQLPKDGVNSILDAALASPETSGVYFFGGKGRRVRSSAQSYDAKLAEELWETSSNLFLKSQISVEGGTSS, encoded by the exons ATGGGTTCAATGAAAACAGAGTTGAAAAAGGCTTGGCAGTTTATAAGGTCAACAGAGTTTTGGAGGATGGCCGTGCTGTGGAATCTTTCTATCCTCTATTCTTACTTGCTGCTATTCTCTCAAagatttctctctttctctattAATCACAGATCTGAAATATACTACTCCTATGAAAGGGATTCTCCTTGCACCTCAGAAGCTGTCATGCCCCTTTGCATTATCACGGGT GCTACTTCTGGCTTGGGTGCAGCTGCCGCACTTGCTCTTTCTAAACGTGGCTTCTACGTAGTACTTG CTGGACGATCAAGGCATTTGTTAATGAAG ACAATGTCAGAGATAAAAAGGCAGAATGAAAAAGCTCTTCTTAAAGCTTTTCAAGTCGATCTTTTATCCATTCAGTCAATCTTGGATTTCAAGAATTCCCTTCAGCTTTGGCTCCAAGACTCTAAAATGCATCCTTCAGTGCAACTTCTGGTTAATAATGCCGGGATATTGGCAACATCTTCTAGATTGACATCAGAAGGCTACGACCA GATGATGGCTACAAATTATGTTGGTCCGTTCTTTTTGACTCAAATGTTATTGCCACTCCTGAAGAACAGCCCTTTTCCATCTAGGATAGTGAACGTCTCATCCTTTACACATAGATGTG TTTTCGATGTTCAGGTTGACGAGGATACTGTATGTGGAAAGTGCTTCTGGGGATTGGATCAATATCCATGTTCTAGTATCTACCAGTATTCTAAAT TATGCCTACTGCTATTCTCTTATGAGCTTCACAGAAAACTTTCCTTAGAGAATGAATCTCATAAGTTAACTGTCAA TGTAGCGGATCCTGGAGTAGTCAAAACGAACATCATGAGAGAAGTTCCTACGTATCTATCTAGGGTAGCATTTACAATATTGATGCTTCTGAGACTTTTACAACTACCTAAAGATGGTGTCAACTCCATTTTGGATGCAGCCCTTGCATCACCT GAAACATCTGGGGTATACTTTTTCGGTGGAAAGGGTAGGAGGGTCAGATCCTCTGCTCAGTCATACGATGCAAAACTTGCCGAGGAGCTTTGGGAAACATCATCTAATCTGTTTTTGAAATCCCAGATTTCTGTTGAGGGAGGAACCAGTTCTTAA
- the LOC103503643 gene encoding uncharacterized protein LOC103503643 isoform X2, which yields MGSMKTELKKAWQFIRSEIYYSYERDSPCTSEAVMPLCIITGATSGLGAAAALALSKRGFYVVLAGRSRHLLMKTMSEIKRQNEKALLKAFQVDLLSIQSILDFKNSLQLWLQDSKMHPSVQLLVNNAGILATSSRLTSEGYDQMMATNYVGPFFLTQMLLPLLKNSPFPSRIVNVSSFTHRCVFDVQVDEDTVCGKCFWGLDQYPCSSIYQYSKLCLLLFSYELHRKLSLENESHKLTVNVADPGVVKTNIMREVPTYLSRVAFTILMLLRLLQLPKDGVNSILDAALASPETSGVYFFGGKGRRVRSSAQSYDAKLAEELWETSSNLFLKSQISVEGGTSS from the exons ATGGGTTCAATGAAAACAGAGTTGAAAAAGGCTTGGCAGTTTATAAG ATCTGAAATATACTACTCCTATGAAAGGGATTCTCCTTGCACCTCAGAAGCTGTCATGCCCCTTTGCATTATCACGGGT GCTACTTCTGGCTTGGGTGCAGCTGCCGCACTTGCTCTTTCTAAACGTGGCTTCTACGTAGTACTTG CTGGACGATCAAGGCATTTGTTAATGAAG ACAATGTCAGAGATAAAAAGGCAGAATGAAAAAGCTCTTCTTAAAGCTTTTCAAGTCGATCTTTTATCCATTCAGTCAATCTTGGATTTCAAGAATTCCCTTCAGCTTTGGCTCCAAGACTCTAAAATGCATCCTTCAGTGCAACTTCTGGTTAATAATGCCGGGATATTGGCAACATCTTCTAGATTGACATCAGAAGGCTACGACCA GATGATGGCTACAAATTATGTTGGTCCGTTCTTTTTGACTCAAATGTTATTGCCACTCCTGAAGAACAGCCCTTTTCCATCTAGGATAGTGAACGTCTCATCCTTTACACATAGATGTG TTTTCGATGTTCAGGTTGACGAGGATACTGTATGTGGAAAGTGCTTCTGGGGATTGGATCAATATCCATGTTCTAGTATCTACCAGTATTCTAAAT TATGCCTACTGCTATTCTCTTATGAGCTTCACAGAAAACTTTCCTTAGAGAATGAATCTCATAAGTTAACTGTCAA TGTAGCGGATCCTGGAGTAGTCAAAACGAACATCATGAGAGAAGTTCCTACGTATCTATCTAGGGTAGCATTTACAATATTGATGCTTCTGAGACTTTTACAACTACCTAAAGATGGTGTCAACTCCATTTTGGATGCAGCCCTTGCATCACCT GAAACATCTGGGGTATACTTTTTCGGTGGAAAGGGTAGGAGGGTCAGATCCTCTGCTCAGTCATACGATGCAAAACTTGCCGAGGAGCTTTGGGAAACATCATCTAATCTGTTTTTGAAATCCCAGATTTCTGTTGAGGGAGGAACCAGTTCTTAA
- the LOC103503658 gene encoding protein COP1 SUPPRESSOR 2, translating to MNQPSKKKNFRKRNCYDSEDGGDEGNSVTAITEEEEEHRMALEEVKFLQKQRERRAGIPAVPPVSTQITTAGAGGASGGGGLVRKSADANSKTGGGGGNKNESAGGEGDKDDLVLQDTFAQETAVMVEDPNMLKYIEQELAKKRGRTVETVEGAENDLKQAEDELYKIPEHLKVKRRNSNESSTQWTTGIAEVQLPIEFKLKNIEETEAAKKLLQEKRFVGRSKSEFSIPSSYSADYFHRGRDYAEKLRREHPELYKDRSLQDDGSGSKPAETGTEAAGQRQAATDEFMLERFRKRERHRVMRR from the exons ATGAATCAACCGTCCAAGAAGAAGAATTTCCGGAAAAGGAATTGTTATGATTCGGAAGATGGAGGAGACGAGGGAAACTCCGTTACCGCCATAacggaggaggaagaagagcaCAGGATGGCATTGGAGGAGGTAAAATTTCTCCAGAAACAGAGGGAGAGAAGGGCCGGAATTCCTGCAGTTCCTCCAGTATCGACTCAGATCACCACCGCCGGTGCTGGCGGAGCCAGCGGCGGCGGCGGTCTTGTTAGGAAATCCGCCGATGCTAACAGTAAAACTGGTGGTGGTGGGGGCAATAAGAATGAAAGTGCGGGAGGCGAAGGCGACAAGGATGATTTGGTCCTTCAGGATACCTTCGCTCAGGAAACTGCCGTCATGGTTGAAGATCCCAATAT GTTGAAGTATATCGAACAAGAACTTGCAAAGAAAAGGGGAAGAACTGTTGAGACTGTAGAAGGAGCTGAGAATGACTTGAAGCAGGCAGAAGATGAACTATACAAAATCCCAGAGCATCTTAAA GTTAAAAGACGAAATTCTAATGAAAGTTCCACTCAGTGGACTACTGGGATTGCAGAGGTTCAGCTTCCTATTGA ATTCAAGTTGAAGAACATTGAGGAAACTGAGGCTGCTAAAAAGCTTCTACAGGAAAAGAGATTTGTAGGTCGTTCAAAGTCAGAGTTCAGCATCCCCTCAAGTTATAGTGCTGATTATTTTCACCGTGGCAGGGATTATGCTGAAAAACTCAGAAGAG AACATCCTGAGCTATACAAGGATAGAAGTTTGCAAGATGATGGTTCTGGCTCCAAACCAGCTGAGACTGGCACAGAGGCTGCAGGGCAAAGGCAGGCTGCCACAGATGAGTTCATGCTAGAACGCTTCCGGAAACGCGAACGTCATCGTGTTATGCGGAGATGA